In Schistocerca piceifrons isolate TAMUIC-IGC-003096 chromosome 9, iqSchPice1.1, whole genome shotgun sequence, the following proteins share a genomic window:
- the LOC124717152 gene encoding N-alpha-acetyltransferase 38, NatC auxiliary subunit, translating into MFTDMDGEKKSTPPNLDTPGKQKLWSWLNKNLKIEMTDGRVLVGVFLCTDRDGNVILGSCSEYLKPEDTVNMDEPRVLGLVMVPGRHIISICLDDVTKFAQDIM; encoded by the exons ATGTTTACAGACATGGATGGAGAGAAAAAG AGTACACCACCTAACCTGGATACACCAGGTAAACAGAAGCTGTGGAGTTGGCTTAACAAAAATCTAAAAATTGAAATGACTGATGGAAGGGTTTTGGTTGGCGTCTTTCTATGTACAGACCGAGACGGTAACGTAATTCTTGGCTCGTGCAGCGAATATCTGAAACCTGAAG ATACTGTAAATATGGACGAGCCACGAGTGCTAGGTTTGGTGATGGTGCCAGGTCGTCATATAATATCAATTTGCCTAGATGACGTTACGAAATTTGCTCAGGACATAATGTGA